A stretch of the Gracilinanus agilis isolate LMUSP501 chromosome 4, AgileGrace, whole genome shotgun sequence genome encodes the following:
- the RNASEK gene encoding ribonuclease kappa: protein MVSLLCCGPKLAACGIVLSVWAVIMLVILGIFFNLHTAGLFEDLPVEEDDFSQDNPEKIFALFESVSYNCFIAAGLYALVGGFSFCQVRLNKRKEYMVR, encoded by the exons ATGGTGTCCCTCTTATGTTGTGGGCCCAAGCTGGCTGCCTGCGGTATCGTCCTTAGCGTCTGGGCGGTGATCATGTTG GTTATTCTGGGAATTTTCTTCAATCTCCATACTGCTGGATTGTTTGAGGATTTACCTGTTGAAGAAGATGATTTTTCCCA GGATAATCCTGAAAAAATCTTTGCGCTTTTTGAAAGTGTGAGTTACAACTGCTTCATTGCCGCCGGCCTCTATGCCTTGGTTGGAGGCTTCTCGTTCTGCCAAGTCCGACTCAACAAGCGCAAAGAATACATGGTCCGTTAG